A stretch of the Danio rerio strain Tuebingen ecotype United States chromosome 18, GRCz12tu, whole genome shotgun sequence genome encodes the following:
- the snrpd2 gene encoding small nuclear ribonucleoprotein Sm D2, whose amino-acid sequence MSLLNKPKSEMTPEELQKREEEEFNTGPLSVLTQSVKNNTQVLINCRNNKKLLGRVKAFDRHCNMVLENVKEMWTEVPKSGKGKKKSKPVNKDRYISKMFLRGDSVIVVLRNPLITGK is encoded by the exons GAGTTTATTAAACAAGCCCAAATCTgagatgactccagaggagctcCAGAAGCGAGAGGAGGAAGAGTTTAACACCGGTCCACTTTCAGTGCTCACCCAGTCTGTGAAAAACAACACACAGGTCCTCATCAACTGCCGCAACAACAAGAAGCTGCTGGGCAGAGTCAAAGCATTCGACAG GCATTGTAATATGGTTCTGGAGAATGTGAAAGAAATGTGGACAGAGGTGCCCAAGAGCGGCAAAGGCAAGAAGAAGTCAAAGCCAGTGAACAAAGATCGCTACATCTCCAAGATGTTCCTGAGAGGCGACTCGGTCATCGTGGTGCTGAGGAACCCACTCATCACAGGGAAATAA